The nucleotide window TAAAAGTCGTTTTACGGCAATCCGATTATATTTCAAAGAATACGGGCTGCACAATGCCTGATGAAATCAGAGTTGTTATTACAGAATCAGAAGCAGAGTTTAACAGATTCACAGGCGGAAGCATACCTGATTGGGGAATAGGTGCTGCCATACCTGCAAATAAGCTTATAATTTTAAAATCACCCTCATTCTCGAATGGAGGGCAGAGCCTTGAAAAGGTGATTACTCATGAGCTGAGCCATATTATGATTTCTCATATTACAAATCACAAAATAATAGAGAGGTGGTTTGACGAAGGGTTAGCTCAATATCAGTCCGGAGAAGGAAGAGTCGGAGGAATTGTTAAAATTGCAAGAGCAGTGCTGACGGATAATCTCATACCTCTTGATAAAATTGATTATGTGCTTGCATTCAGAAGGGAAAAAGCTTCACTTGCATATGCAGAGTCCCGTGCAGCACTTGATTTTATTGCACAGGAGTATGGGACAGGTGCGATAAATGCGATACTTTTGCAATTATCATCAGGCAATACTCTGAATAACGCACTAATCTCTGCCTTACATAAAAATCAGATTGAGTTTCAGTATCAATTTTTCAAAGTGCTTAAAAAGAAATATCGATGGGCAATTTTGCTTGACAGCCGCCTTATTATTAGTATGGTATTTGTTCTGTTGTTTATTTTTGCTTATGTAAACGTTTTAAGAAAAAAAAGAGAGTACAGAGATGATTATGAAATCGAAGAGAGTGATGAAAATACGCCACCGTATTGAGTATATCGTTTTGTATGTGATTATGGTTTTACTCCAGCATACAACCCTTAAATCTGCAATACGCGCTGCGGAACGGTTGGGAGATTTTGTATTTTTTGTTTTAAAAACCAGAAGAAAGGTTGTTTATGATAATCTTACTCTGGCATTTCCTGAAAAGAGTGAAGAAGAGAAATTTAAGATTGCTCGGCGGGCTTACAGAAATTTTGCCATGATGATTTTTGAATACTGCCGTTTCCCTGTGCTGACAAGAGAAGATGTCCTGTCACTTGTTTCAATAGAGGGCGGTGAGAAGATAGAGGAGGCTCTTGAACACGGCAGAGGAGCAGTTATGGTTGCAGGGCATTTTGGCAATTGGGAGCTTATGGGTGCTGCTTTATCTTTAAAAGGATATCCAGTTTGTTTCCTTGTGGGAGAGCAGCACAACAAGCTTGTTGATAACAGAATGAATGAGTTCAGAGAGATGATGGGGATTAAAATTATACACAGAGGAGTAGCTGTCAGGGGAGTACTTAAGGCCTTGAGGGAGAATATGTTTGTTGCTTTGCTTTCCGATCAGGATGCAGGTAAAGATGGCGTTTTTGTCAATTTTTTTGGAAAGCTGTCTTCCACTCATCAGGGGGCTGCGGTTTTTGCTTTAAAAACAAAATCTCCGATTATAACCGGTGTACCGATAAGATATGACGGATATAAACACCATGTAGTCTGCGGTATAATAAAAACAGACCAGTACAACGGCGTAACAGACGAAAACGTAAAGAAACTGACTCAGGCCTATACATCATTTCTCGAGGAACAGATAAGAAAATATCCTGATCACTGGTTCTGGATGCATAAAAGATGGAAATCACATCCGGTAATGGAGAATGAGAGTATAAAAAGAGACGGAGAGGAGTAGAACCATCAGAAAATTTATTGTTGTACAGACAGCTTTTGCAGGAGATGTTATTTTAAGCCTGCCTCTAGCAGATGGAATTAAAAAGCTTTTCCCTGATGCTGATATTTCTTTTCTGGTGACTCCGGAAACGTCAGTGCTTTTAAGGAACAATCCTTCTATTGACAGGATTTTTGAATTTGACAAAAGAGGCATGGAGAACGGGCCTGGCCATTTGTTTAAGTGGATTAAAAAATTGTCAGATGAAAAATTTGATTGTGCAATTATGCCTCACCGTTCAATGAGAAGTGCATTACTGATTTGGGGCGCACGGATACCTGAACGAATAGGATTTAACAAAAGCAGCGGTTTTTTTCTTTTTAACAAAGTAGCTGAATACCCCGTATCAGTTCATGAGGTTGAACGCAATTTTGTTCTCCTTGAAAAATTGGGATGGAAAGGGCGTGTTCCAGGGCCTGTCCTGTATCCCGGAGAAAAGGAGAGAAGGGATGTTGAGATGTTTCTCGGCAGGGCCGGAGTATCTACAAGGCAGGAGCTTATAGCCATTGCACCGGGTTCCATGTGGCCTACAAAGAGGTGGCCTGTAGAATATTTTATTGAGACAGCAAAGGCGTTATGGAATAAACACAGGATAAGATCCATACTTATCGGCGGAAAAGAAGATAAAGGCATTGGTGATTTGATTGTTTCCGGTTCGGAAGGGAGCGCTGTTTCGGCCATGGGGAAGTTTTCTCTATTGTCTTCTGCTGAGATTATCAGAAGATGCAGAGTAACAATATCAAATGACAGTGCGCCTGAGCATCTTTCCGCAGCTGTAGGTACTCCTGTAGTTGCCATATTCGGCCCCACTGCTCCTAAGTTCGGATTCTATCCGTGGGGGAATGGCCATACTGTTCTGTATAAAGGGATTAAATGCAGTCCGTGCGGAATTCACGGAGGCAGAAAATGCCCGAAAAAGCATTTTAACTGCATGAAATTAATAAAACCTGAAGAAGTAATTGAGGCAGTGAATAAGTATCTGAAATGAAAACAAGATTAATAAAAGCCGGGACAAAAGGTATTTTAAAAAAAGACCTTAAAGAAGTTGCAGATGTTTTGAGGTCAGGCGGCGTTATTGTGTATCCAACAGAGACTGTTTACGGAATCGGCTGTGATGCAGAGAACAGAGAGGCAGTACTCCGCATCCGGCATATTAAAGGAAGAGAGGATGATAAACCTATGCTGGTTCTGATTCCTGATAAAAATTACTTGTATAAGATTTCAGGTAAATTAACAGAATCAGCAGATCTTTTAATAAATGCATTCTGGCCGGGGCCTCTGACATTGATTATAAACACCGGGCCTGTTTTCCCCCGTGAGCTTACAGGAGCCTCTTCCGGCCTTGGGATGAGAGTCTCTTCCAATAAAACTGCAATGCAGATAGTAAATGAGTTCGGCGGATATCTCGTTTCCACAAGCGCAAACAGATCCGGCCAGGCACCTGCTGTAACCGGCAAAGATGCATACGGTATTTTCAGCGGAGAAGCTGATATCATTATTGATGCAGGAGCATGCAGGGGCAGAGTGCAGTCAACAGTTGTGGATACAAGAGTTAATCCGCCTGAAATTGTCAGAAATGGCGCTGTTTTTCATCAGGATATTGATAAAGCATTGAGAGGACAGCTTATAAAATGATTGTTGTTTTTGTATGTACCGGGAATTCATGCAGAAGCCCCGTTGCAGAGGGAATTCTGAAACAAAGAATTGCGGAAAAGCCGGGCCTTGATATCAAAGTTGAATCGGCCGGAGTAATGGTGCCTCCCGGGATAAGCGTTTCGGCTAATTCAGTCAGTGTTGCCATGGAACACGGGATTGATATAAGCTTACATGAGCCGAGGCAGATTACGAGAGAGATAATTAACAAGGCGGATCTCATTCTTGTTATGGAGTTTTCCCAGAAAGCACTGCTCATAAGCGCAGTTCGTGAAGCAGAGTCAAAAATATTCCTTTTAAAGGAGTACTGCAGTTCAAATACGGGCGAAATTGATGATCCCATAGGCATGGGAAAAGAAGTATATGAGAAAATTTATTCCGAGATCGAAATTGAGATAGACAGAATATTGCAATGCATTGAAAAGTGAAAAATGGAAAAGCCGTATAAAATATTAGTTATAAGAACAGACAAAATCGGAGATGTTGTACTCTCATTGCCGGTTATAAGTGAACTAAGGAGAGTATGTCCTGATTCTCAACTTACCATGCTTGTAAATCCTGCGGTAAGGGATATTGTTGAAAGTAGTGTTGATATTGACAGCATTTTGTATGACACGGGTGATGAGAATTCTATCAACGGTTTTAGAAATTTTGTACACATGCTCAAAAAAGAGAGTTTTGATGCTGCAATTCTGCTTCATCCGAGCTTAATGCTGTCTGCTGCAATCTATATGGCGCACATACCGGTGCGCGCCGGAACAGGATACAGGCTTTATTCTTTTCTGTTTAACAGAGGAGTATTTGAACACAGGAAGAAGAGCGGAAGGCACGAAGCTGAACTGAATCTCTCTCTGGCGAGGGCAATTTGTCCGGCTGTTGATGTAAACAGAATCCGCTTTCTCTTGGAGGTAGATGATGATTCACTCCGCTCAGTCAGGACAAAATTAAATGCAGAAGGCGTAGACGGGAAAAAACCGTTCATTATAGTGCATCCCGGTTCAAAGGGATCGGCACTTACATGGCCGGAACATAAATTTCATGATTTTGTTGCAATATTTGCAGACAATTTTCCCATACAGATACTTGTCACAGGATTGTCAGAAGAAGAGGCTGTTGTAAAAAATGTTTCTGCCGGTTCGGATTTTGCTTTTAATCTTGCAGGTGTGTTTGATTTAAAGGAGTTGATGGGGCTTATAAAAATGTCAAAGCTGCTTATTGCAAACAGTACAGGCCCGCTTCATATTGCGGCGGCTCTCGGCACACCGGTTATCGGGCTTTATCCTCCTGTTGTTCCCATGAGTGTAAAAAGATGGGGCCCTTATACGGATGTAAAAAAGATTTTTGTACCCGATACAGGCAGAGAGTGTGAAAAATGTACCGGAGCTAAATGTGAATTCTGGAACTGTATGGAGATGATAAAAGCAGAGGATGTTGCTGACAGTGCTGCTGAATTACTTAAAAGAACAGGAGTGCATAAATGAAGCTTCTCTATATTCCTGCTTTAATTATAATGCTTTATACAAAACCATGTATTCAGGACACTACTGTCAGGGTTATAACTGACACTACTGATACTGCTGCTGTTGTCAGCCATTCAGATTCTATAAACAGCGATATTTTATCTCTGCAGGACACACTTGCTGTTGAGGCAGATACTGCTTTTTCTGTCCCGGATTCAGTGAAAATGATAAATGAAGCATTCGGCATTGGCGAAGATTTGGTTTTTGATATTGGATACGGCATAATAAAAGCAGGTACTGCAACTATGA belongs to bacterium and includes:
- the waaF gene encoding lipopolysaccharide heptosyltransferase II, giving the protein MRKFIVVQTAFAGDVILSLPLADGIKKLFPDADISFLVTPETSVLLRNNPSIDRIFEFDKRGMENGPGHLFKWIKKLSDEKFDCAIMPHRSMRSALLIWGARIPERIGFNKSSGFFLFNKVAEYPVSVHEVERNFVLLEKLGWKGRVPGPVLYPGEKERRDVEMFLGRAGVSTRQELIAIAPGSMWPTKRWPVEYFIETAKALWNKHRIRSILIGGKEDKGIGDLIVSGSEGSAVSAMGKFSLLSSAEIIRRCRVTISNDSAPEHLSAAVGTPVVAIFGPTAPKFGFYPWGNGHTVLYKGIKCSPCGIHGGRKCPKKHFNCMKLIKPEEVIEAVNKYLK
- a CDS encoding low molecular weight protein arginine phosphatase; translation: MIVVFVCTGNSCRSPVAEGILKQRIAEKPGLDIKVESAGVMVPPGISVSANSVSVAMEHGIDISLHEPRQITREIINKADLILVMEFSQKALLISAVREAESKIFLLKEYCSSNTGEIDDPIGMGKEVYEKIYSEIEIEIDRILQCIEK
- a CDS encoding lysophospholipid acyltransferase family protein, whose protein sequence is MKSKRVMKIRHRIEYIVLYVIMVLLQHTTLKSAIRAAERLGDFVFFVLKTRRKVVYDNLTLAFPEKSEEEKFKIARRAYRNFAMMIFEYCRFPVLTREDVLSLVSIEGGEKIEEALEHGRGAVMVAGHFGNWELMGAALSLKGYPVCFLVGEQHNKLVDNRMNEFREMMGIKIIHRGVAVRGVLKALRENMFVALLSDQDAGKDGVFVNFFGKLSSTHQGAAVFALKTKSPIITGVPIRYDGYKHHVVCGIIKTDQYNGVTDENVKKLTQAYTSFLEEQIRKYPDHWFWMHKRWKSHPVMENESIKRDGEE
- a CDS encoding glycosyltransferase family 9 protein, which codes for MEKPYKILVIRTDKIGDVVLSLPVISELRRVCPDSQLTMLVNPAVRDIVESSVDIDSILYDTGDENSINGFRNFVHMLKKESFDAAILLHPSLMLSAAIYMAHIPVRAGTGYRLYSFLFNRGVFEHRKKSGRHEAELNLSLARAICPAVDVNRIRFLLEVDDDSLRSVRTKLNAEGVDGKKPFIIVHPGSKGSALTWPEHKFHDFVAIFADNFPIQILVTGLSEEEAVVKNVSAGSDFAFNLAGVFDLKELMGLIKMSKLLIANSTGPLHIAAALGTPVIGLYPPVVPMSVKRWGPYTDVKKIFVPDTGRECEKCTGAKCEFWNCMEMIKAEDVADSAAELLKRTGVHK
- a CDS encoding threonylcarbamoyl-AMP synthase; amino-acid sequence: MKTRLIKAGTKGILKKDLKEVADVLRSGGVIVYPTETVYGIGCDAENREAVLRIRHIKGREDDKPMLVLIPDKNYLYKISGKLTESADLLINAFWPGPLTLIINTGPVFPRELTGASSGLGMRVSSNKTAMQIVNEFGGYLVSTSANRSGQAPAVTGKDAYGIFSGEADIIIDAGACRGRVQSTVVDTRVNPPEIVRNGAVFHQDIDKALRGQLIK